The Aliiroseovarius pelagivivens genome contains a region encoding:
- a CDS encoding BufA1 family periplasmic bufferin-type metallophore, whose product MSKKTVAILGAVTAAVAANAAPAFAEDNEKCFGVSLAGQNDCAAGPGTTCAGSSTVDYQGNAWKLVPAGTCETMEITDADGKKHMGSLAATEMNLPG is encoded by the coding sequence ATGTCGAAGAAAACTGTAGCCATCCTGGGCGCCGTCACCGCTGCTGTAGCTGCCAACGCTGCTCCGGCTTTTGCTGAAGACAACGAAAAATGCTTCGGCGTTTCGCTTGCAGGCCAGAATGACTGTGCAGCTGGTCCCGGCACCACCTGCGCCGGTTCGTCGACCGTCGACTATCAGGGCAACGCTTGGAAACTGGTTCCGGCTGGCACCTGCGAAACCATGGAAATCACCGATGCAGACGGCAAAAAGCACATGGGTTCGCTGGCCGCGACTGAAATGAACCTGCCCGGCTAA
- the bufB gene encoding MNIO family bufferin maturase, translating into MLDQRNNTTLPDGAGVGYKPQHFQDLLNTPGAVTWLEIHAENYMGDGGRQIAQLRHLAENFPISVHGVGASIGGETRLDPEHLARLKKLVDWLNPASFSEHLAWSTHDSAFLNDLLPLPYTNDTLTRVTAHINEVQDLLGRKMLLENPSSYLAFAESTWSEPDFIREIARRTGCGLLLDVNNVFISATNLEFEALDYLDAYPLELVEEIHLAGHDEDADELGRKLLIDSHGKPVDEPVWALFDHVIARTGARPALIEWDNDVPDWDVLESEAARATAQMAAQTQKVPA; encoded by the coding sequence ATGCTGGACCAACGCAACAACACGACGCTTCCCGACGGCGCTGGCGTTGGGTACAAGCCGCAGCATTTCCAAGACCTTCTAAACACCCCCGGTGCCGTCACTTGGCTGGAAATCCACGCCGAGAACTATATGGGCGATGGCGGTCGTCAGATCGCACAGCTGCGACACCTTGCGGAAAACTTCCCTATTTCCGTGCATGGCGTTGGCGCATCCATCGGCGGCGAAACGCGCTTGGACCCGGAACACCTGGCACGGCTGAAAAAGCTGGTGGATTGGCTGAACCCGGCCAGCTTCTCGGAGCATCTGGCGTGGTCGACCCATGACAGTGCATTCCTGAACGACCTTTTGCCCCTTCCCTATACGAACGACACGCTAACTCGCGTCACCGCGCATATTAACGAGGTGCAAGACCTGCTGGGTCGCAAGATGCTGCTGGAAAATCCGTCCTCGTATCTGGCCTTCGCCGAGAGCACGTGGTCCGAACCCGACTTCATCCGCGAAATCGCGCGCCGTACCGGCTGTGGCCTGCTCTTGGATGTGAACAACGTGTTCATCTCGGCCACCAATCTTGAGTTTGAAGCGCTGGATTATCTGGACGCCTACCCGCTGGAACTGGTCGAGGAAATCCACCTGGCCGGTCACGACGAAGACGCGGACGAACTGGGTCGCAAGCTGCTGATCGACAGCCACGGTAAGCCCGTGGACGAACCTGTCTGGGCGCTGTTTGACCATGTAATCGCCCGCACAGGTGCTCGCCCTGCCCTGATCGAGTGGGACAATGACGTGCCTGATTGGGACGTGCTGGAAAGCGAAGCCGCCCGCGCCACCGCGCAGATGGCAGCACAGACTCAAAAGGTGCCCGCATGA
- a CDS encoding HvfC/BufC N-terminal domain-containing protein yields MTQDTLTQTPARSTVSQAEFRTAILNAQADVPEGLVNPDGQQASKRFSVYRNNVVHSLSEAMLTGFPVLTKLLGDEFFREMAKVYLRIHPPASQLMMHYGAAFPGFLESFPGTLHLKYLPDVARLELALRRAYHAGDADPVDPAALTALSQHALMESHLVLAPACEVLRAKWPAKSIWDFNMADGPQPSAGSEDILISRIGFEPKTFLLPEGGAAFVSSLLKGRSFGTALGLATSETPDFDLTSTLTTLIAAQAITGIDRD; encoded by the coding sequence ATGACCCAAGACACGCTGACCCAAACGCCCGCGCGCAGCACCGTTTCTCAGGCCGAGTTTCGCACCGCGATCCTGAACGCGCAGGCCGATGTACCCGAGGGGCTGGTGAACCCGGATGGCCAGCAGGCGTCCAAACGCTTTTCGGTCTATCGCAACAACGTGGTGCACAGCCTGTCCGAGGCGATGCTGACCGGTTTCCCGGTACTGACCAAACTGTTGGGGGACGAATTCTTCCGCGAGATGGCCAAGGTCTATCTGCGTATCCACCCGCCCGCCTCGCAGTTGATGATGCATTACGGCGCTGCCTTTCCCGGCTTTCTAGAAAGCTTCCCCGGCACGCTACACCTGAAATACCTGCCCGATGTGGCCCGGTTGGAACTGGCCCTGCGCCGCGCCTATCACGCGGGCGATGCTGATCCGGTTGATCCGGCAGCGCTGACAGCCCTCAGCCAGCACGCGCTGATGGAATCCCACCTGGTGCTGGCCCCCGCCTGCGAGGTGCTGCGCGCCAAGTGGCCTGCGAAGTCCATCTGGGACTTCAACATGGCGGATGGTCCGCAGCCCAGTGCGGGCAGTGAAGACATCCTGATCTCGCGTATTGGGTTTGAACCGAAAACCTTTTTGCTGCCCGAAGGCGGTGCGGCCTTTGTCAGCTCGCTTCTGAAGGGACGCAGTTTTGGCACGGCGCTTGGGCTTGCCACATCCGAGACACCAGATTTCGACCTGACCTCCACGCTGACGACGCTGATCGCGGCGCAGGCCATAACCGGCATAGACCGGGACTAA
- a CDS encoding DoxX family protein — protein MQALVHIHNRLAGLADRAAPEALPLLARFTFAATLLGYFWASALTKVGPGLLGIFKPSLGAYAQIFPKAMEAASYNVGDLTFFHWAVVFAGTVAEFILPLLIVIGLFTRLASLSMIGFVIVQSLTDLFGHGGIEHAETLGAWFDRIPDSLILDQRLFWVVVLLIPVLKGAGSLSVDRLLKLK, from the coding sequence ATGCAAGCCTTGGTGCACATTCACAACCGGCTGGCCGGACTGGCTGATCGCGCAGCCCCCGAAGCCCTGCCCCTATTGGCGCGCTTCACGTTTGCCGCGACACTCTTGGGCTATTTCTGGGCCTCGGCCCTGACCAAGGTGGGTCCGGGTCTTCTCGGGATCTTCAAACCCTCGCTTGGCGCCTATGCCCAGATCTTCCCCAAAGCGATGGAGGCCGCCAGCTATAACGTCGGTGATCTAACCTTCTTCCACTGGGCTGTGGTTTTCGCAGGCACCGTGGCCGAATTCATCCTGCCGCTTTTGATAGTGATCGGGCTGTTCACCCGCCTGGCGTCACTGAGCATGATCGGCTTTGTCATCGTGCAAAGCTTGACCGACCTGTTCGGTCATGGGGGAATTGAGCATGCGGAAACGCTTGGCGCCTGGTTCGATCGCATCCCCGACAGCCTTATTCTGGATCAGCGCCTGTTCTGGGTTGTCGTTTTGCTGATCCCCGTCCTGAAAGGCGCCGGATCGCTATCTGTAGATCGGCTTCTTAAGCTTAAGTAA